ACTTCGCTTTAGCCATCGTGGCACGCTTCCTGTCTCAAAGTTCAACCAAACCACCGGGCTCAACCAACAACAGGCTGGCCGCCGGACGCGGAACTGGAGCGGGTGAGGGGAATCGAACCCCCACAACCAGCTTGGAAGGCTGGGGCTCTACCATTGAGCTACACCCGCCCGAAGATCTTCATCCGCCGACGGCGCCCGGCGGTTCGGGAACTTCCCGACTCACCCGGCCCCCACAACGGAAGACCAAACACCCCGGACGACTTGACGTCGCCGGGGAACGCATCGCCCAGGAACGTGGTGGAGGGGGCAGGATTCGAACCTGCGTACGCTATGCGGGCAGATTTACAGTCTGCTGCCTTTAACCACTCGGCCACCCCTCCGCTCCGTTTCGGAACAGCGTTTATCACGCTGCACCACCCCCGGCGCTGCGGGAGTGCGAAATATGGAGAAACAGACTGGCTTGTCAATGTGAAAACGCTGCCGCTCGGGCGAAAATAACCCGGCCTCCTGTTGGGCCTGCATATCGCCTGATGGAGATTATGGTTGCGCGCTTGCTCCACGCGCGCAGCACTTCTATTAAGGGGCCATGAAGCGCAAGCGCCCCTCCCCCTCCTCCGCCCGGCCCGGCCGCGAGAAGCCGGCCTCCCGGCCTGCATCGCATGACCGCCAGCAGGGCCATAAGCCGGGCCATTCTTCGGGCGGCCCCCGGCGTGGTGGCGCCGACCCGGCACGCTTCCTGTGGGGCGTGCATGCGGTGCGCGCGGCGCTGGCGAACCCGGCACGGCGCTGCCGGCGCCTGCTGGTTACGGCCCAGGCCCGCGAGAGCGTCGCCGACATCCTGCCCGCGACCCTGGCGGTCGATATGCTGGACCGTCAGGCGCTGGATGCGCTGCTGCCCGATGCGGTGCATCAGGGTATCGCGCTGGAGGTCGAACCGCTGGACGAACCCGATATCGAGGATGTGCTGGAGTCCGTTGCCCCCGATGCGCCGCTGCTGCTGGTCGTGCTGGACCAGGTGACTGACCCGCACAATGTCGGCGCC
This region of Oceanibaculum indicum P24 genomic DNA includes:
- the rlmB gene encoding 23S rRNA (guanosine(2251)-2'-O)-methyltransferase RlmB, translated to MKRKRPSPSSARPGREKPASRPASHDRQQGHKPGHSSGGPRRGGADPARFLWGVHAVRAALANPARRCRRLLVTAQARESVADILPATLAVDMLDRQALDALLPDAVHQGIALEVEPLDEPDIEDVLESVAPDAPLLLVVLDQVTDPHNVGAILRSAAAFGAAAMIVQERHSPPVTGTLAKSASGGVEIVPMVRVTNLARALDRLREAGVFCLGFDSEAEHDLQAIDPGARVALVMGAEGPGLRRLTRERCDMMAKLPTQGPVASLNVSNAAAIALYDMARRLIKIP